From one Mycolicibacterium sp. HK-90 genomic stretch:
- a CDS encoding amidohydrolase family protein, which translates to MRIPLRNLRVIAALSLILAGVGCSAQDGADSAATSAPPPESRPAAPPPTPGPDGGTAPASVDFRDVRIFDGHSDKLSAPSNVRVKGNRIEKISTEPLPADPSATVIDGGGRTLMPGLIDNHWHTMLVRPPVTQLTTLDPGYLNLLAGAEAKDTLMRGFTTVRDLGGPSFGLKRAIDEGAVDGPRIFPSGAIITVTSGHGDFRTPADLPRTTGGEVSHQEALGAAMVADSPDEVRMRTREQLFQGASQIKLTAGGGVSSPHSPLDVTTFTEPELRAATEAAGNWGTYVTVHAYTPQTITQAIRAGVRNIEHAHLMDDATAKEMADKDIWLSTQPIPAEMIGAFPPGSDEAAKAREIVDGVDNVYRLARKYKIKTAFGTDILFSPQLAQKQGALLAGLGKWFSPAETLTMATGTNAELLALSGKRSPYAGKLGVVEEGALADLLLVEGDPLARLDLVADPERNFKVIMKDGKTYKNTLAS; encoded by the coding sequence GGCGCCGCCCCCGACCCCCGGTCCCGACGGCGGCACGGCACCGGCATCGGTGGATTTCCGCGATGTCCGGATCTTCGACGGGCACAGCGACAAACTGTCGGCGCCATCGAATGTGCGGGTCAAGGGCAACCGCATCGAGAAGATCTCGACCGAGCCGCTGCCGGCCGATCCGTCCGCCACGGTGATCGACGGCGGTGGCCGGACCCTGATGCCGGGCCTGATCGACAACCACTGGCACACGATGCTGGTGCGGCCACCGGTGACCCAGTTGACGACCTTGGATCCGGGCTACCTCAACCTGTTGGCGGGCGCCGAGGCCAAGGACACCTTGATGCGCGGGTTCACCACGGTCCGTGATCTGGGCGGGCCGAGTTTCGGGCTCAAGCGGGCCATCGACGAGGGAGCCGTCGACGGCCCGCGCATCTTCCCGTCCGGCGCGATCATCACCGTCACCAGTGGCCACGGTGACTTCCGGACGCCCGCTGACCTGCCGCGCACCACCGGCGGAGAGGTGTCTCATCAGGAGGCGCTGGGTGCCGCCATGGTCGCCGACAGTCCCGACGAGGTGCGGATGCGCACCCGTGAGCAGCTGTTCCAGGGCGCGTCGCAGATCAAGCTGACCGCGGGCGGCGGGGTGTCGTCGCCGCACAGTCCGCTCGACGTCACGACGTTCACCGAACCCGAACTGCGCGCCGCCACCGAGGCGGCGGGCAACTGGGGCACGTACGTGACCGTGCACGCCTACACGCCACAGACCATCACTCAGGCGATCCGCGCCGGTGTGCGGAACATCGAGCACGCGCACCTGATGGACGATGCGACCGCGAAAGAAATGGCGGACAAGGACATCTGGCTCAGCACACAGCCGATCCCGGCCGAGATGATCGGCGCGTTCCCGCCAGGCTCCGATGAGGCCGCCAAGGCGAGGGAGATCGTCGACGGCGTCGACAACGTCTATCGGCTGGCCCGCAAGTACAAGATCAAGACGGCCTTCGGTACGGACATCCTGTTCTCGCCGCAACTGGCCCAGAAACAGGGGGCGCTGCTGGCCGGGCTCGGCAAGTGGTTCTCGCCGGCCGAGACGTTGACGATGGCCACCGGGACCAACGCCGAACTGCTGGCGTTGTCCGGCAAGCGCAGCCCGTATGCCGGCAAGCTCGGTGTGGTGGAGGAGGGTGCGCTGGCGGATCTGTTGCTGGTCGAGGGCGACCCGCTGGCCCGCCTGGACCTCGTTGCCGATCCGGAACGAAACTTCAAAGTGATCATGAAGGACGGGAAAACGTACAAGAACACTTTGGCGTCCTGA
- a CDS encoding ferredoxin reductase yields MAKNSIKVSASVADTVRPTIAGADRRPGWHALRRIVGQVTTPLLPDDYLKLANPLWSARELRGRVVEVRRETADSATLVIKPGWGFSFDYQPGQYVGIGVLIDGRWRWRSYSLTSTPEKAAAAGARTIAITVKAMPEGFLSTHLVDGLRPGTVVRLAAPQGNFVMPDPAPASVLFVTAGSGITPVMSMLRTLVRRDQITDIVHVHSAPTESDVMFGSELAALHDAHPGYRLLLRSTRAEGRLDLAQLADVVPDWRERQAWACGPEGMLNDAERVWEAAGIADSLHLERFAVSRAAPHGAGGTVTFERSGKEVTIDGATPLMDAGEQVGIRMPFGCRMGICQSCVVGLVDGHVRDLRTGVEHDPGTRIQTCVSAASGDCVLDV; encoded by the coding sequence ATGGCCAAGAACTCGATCAAGGTCTCGGCCAGCGTGGCCGACACGGTCCGACCGACCATCGCCGGCGCTGATCGCCGCCCCGGCTGGCATGCGTTGCGCCGCATCGTGGGCCAGGTGACCACACCGCTGCTGCCCGACGATTACCTCAAACTGGCCAACCCGCTGTGGTCGGCCCGGGAATTGCGCGGCCGGGTGGTCGAGGTTCGGCGGGAGACCGCGGACTCTGCGACCTTGGTGATCAAGCCGGGCTGGGGATTCTCGTTCGACTATCAGCCCGGCCAGTATGTCGGCATCGGCGTGCTGATCGACGGGCGGTGGCGCTGGCGGTCGTATTCGCTGACCTCGACGCCGGAAAAGGCCGCTGCGGCGGGTGCGCGCACCATTGCGATCACGGTCAAGGCGATGCCCGAGGGGTTCTTGTCGACGCACCTGGTCGACGGCCTGCGTCCAGGAACCGTGGTGCGGTTGGCCGCGCCGCAGGGCAACTTCGTCATGCCCGATCCGGCGCCGGCGTCGGTGTTGTTCGTGACGGCGGGCTCGGGCATCACCCCGGTGATGTCGATGCTGCGCACTTTGGTGCGCCGCGACCAGATCACCGACATCGTGCACGTGCATTCCGCGCCAACGGAATCCGACGTGATGTTCGGTTCGGAACTGGCCGCGCTGCACGACGCACATCCGGGCTACCGACTGTTGTTGCGCAGCACGCGGGCCGAGGGCAGGCTGGATCTGGCGCAGCTCGCCGACGTGGTTCCCGATTGGCGGGAGCGACAGGCCTGGGCGTGTGGGCCGGAAGGCATGCTCAACGACGCCGAACGGGTGTGGGAGGCCGCCGGTATCGCCGACAGCCTTCATCTGGAACGGTTCGCGGTGTCGCGGGCGGCGCCGCACGGCGCCGGGGGCACGGTGACGTTCGAGCGCAGCGGCAAGGAGGTCACCATCGACGGCGCGACGCCGTTGATGGACGCGGGGGAGCAGGTCGGGATCCGGATGCCGTTCGGCTGCCGGATGGGGATCTGTCAGTCGTGTGTGGTCGGTCTGGTCGACGGGCATGTGCGTGACTTGCGCACCGGCGTCGAGCACGACCCGGGCACCCGGATCCAGACGTGCGTTTCCGCCGCTTCCGGCGACTGCGTCCTGGACGTCTAA
- a CDS encoding fatty acid desaturase has protein sequence MAVTDVPAFAHLTDADIENLGIELDAIRQDIEDSRGERDARYIRRTIAAQRALDVAGRVMLAASSKRSAWWAGTVTLGVAKIIENMEIGHNVMHGQWDWMNDPEIHSSSWEWDMSGASKHWRFTHNFMHHKYTNILGMDDDVGYGVIRVTRDAKWKPFNLYGNLLFNTLLAIGFEWGVGLQHLELGKIFKGRDNRNATLVRMREFGVKAGHQLAKDYVVWPALTSLSPGATFKSTLKANAVANVIRNVWANAVIFCGHFPDGAEKFTKTDMVGESRGQWYLRQMLGSANFNSGPALAFMSGNLSYQIEHHLFPDLPSNRYAEIGVRVRALCDKYDLPYTTGPFLVQYGKTWRTIAKLSLPDRFLKDTADNAPETRSERMFTELDGYGITDPTTGRRRGLKTAIATVRGWRRK, from the coding sequence ATGGCAGTAACCGACGTTCCCGCATTCGCGCATCTCACCGATGCCGACATCGAGAACCTGGGCATCGAACTCGACGCAATCCGGCAAGACATCGAAGACTCCCGCGGTGAGCGCGATGCGCGCTACATCCGCCGCACCATCGCGGCGCAACGTGCGCTCGACGTCGCCGGCCGCGTCATGCTCGCGGCGAGCTCGAAGCGCTCCGCATGGTGGGCGGGCACCGTGACCCTGGGCGTGGCCAAGATCATCGAGAACATGGAGATCGGCCACAACGTCATGCACGGCCAGTGGGACTGGATGAACGATCCCGAGATTCACTCCTCGTCGTGGGAGTGGGACATGAGCGGGGCGTCCAAGCACTGGCGGTTCACCCATAACTTCATGCACCACAAGTACACCAACATCCTCGGCATGGACGACGACGTGGGCTACGGCGTCATCCGCGTCACCCGGGATGCCAAGTGGAAGCCGTTCAACCTCTACGGCAACCTGCTGTTCAACACCCTTCTCGCGATCGGTTTCGAGTGGGGCGTCGGGTTGCAGCACCTGGAGCTCGGCAAGATCTTCAAGGGGCGCGACAACCGCAACGCCACCCTGGTCCGCATGCGTGAGTTCGGCGTCAAGGCCGGACATCAGCTGGCCAAGGACTACGTGGTGTGGCCGGCGCTGACGTCACTGTCGCCGGGCGCGACCTTCAAGTCGACGCTGAAGGCCAATGCGGTGGCCAACGTGATCCGCAACGTGTGGGCCAACGCGGTGATCTTCTGTGGCCATTTCCCCGATGGCGCAGAGAAATTCACCAAGACCGACATGGTGGGTGAGTCCAGGGGGCAGTGGTATCTGCGCCAGATGCTGGGCAGTGCCAACTTCAACTCGGGTCCGGCGCTGGCCTTCATGAGCGGCAACCTGAGCTACCAGATCGAGCATCACCTGTTCCCGGATCTGCCGAGCAATCGGTACGCCGAGATCGGGGTCCGGGTGCGGGCACTGTGCGACAAGTACGACCTGCCCTACACCACGGGTCCCTTCCTGGTGCAGTACGGCAAGACCTGGCGCACGATCGCCAAGCTGTCGCTGCCGGACCGGTTCCTGAAGGACACGGCCGACAACGCCCCGGAGACCCGCAGCGAGCGGATGTTCACGGAGCTCGACGGGTACGGCATCACCGACCCGACGACCGGACGCCGCCGCGGCCTGAAGACGGCCATCGCGACGGTGCGCGGCTGGCGCCGCAAGTAG